The following coding sequences are from one Desulfosporosinus orientis DSM 765 window:
- the pheS gene encoding phenylalanine--tRNA ligase subunit alpha: MKSKILQIKEEALRELRELDKPEALQELKVKFLGKKGSLTALLRQMGSLSPEERPIMGQIVNEVRTRLEEAWEERSTELEELALKKRLATERIDITLPGTRVPRGHFHPLTQVIEEIEDIFLGMGFQIAEGPEIESDYYNFEALNLPKEHPAREMQDSFYITEEILLRTQTSPVQIRTMEKLHPNLPVKIIAPGKVYRNDDDATHSPMFHQVEGLVVDHGIRMSDLKGILLNFSRQMFGESREIRLRPSFFPFTEPSAEVDVSCMLCGGAGCRLCKGTGWIEILGSGMVHPKVLEMGGYNPKEVTGFAFGIGIERIAMLKFGIEDMRLLFDNDLRFLQQF, translated from the coding sequence TTGAAAAGCAAAATATTGCAGATTAAAGAAGAGGCTTTAAGAGAACTCAGAGAGTTGGATAAGCCTGAAGCACTTCAAGAGCTCAAAGTGAAATTTCTGGGGAAGAAAGGGTCTTTAACGGCTTTACTGCGTCAGATGGGAAGCCTAAGCCCTGAAGAGCGGCCGATCATGGGACAAATCGTCAATGAAGTTCGTACTCGTTTAGAAGAGGCTTGGGAAGAACGCAGTACTGAGTTGGAAGAACTGGCTCTGAAAAAAAGGCTTGCCACAGAACGAATTGATATCACTCTGCCTGGTACTCGTGTTCCCCGAGGGCATTTTCATCCCTTAACCCAAGTAATCGAAGAAATCGAAGACATTTTTTTAGGCATGGGATTTCAAATCGCTGAAGGTCCCGAGATTGAGTCGGATTATTATAATTTTGAGGCACTTAACCTCCCTAAAGAGCATCCGGCCCGGGAAATGCAAGACTCTTTTTATATCACGGAGGAGATCCTGCTGCGGACGCAAACGTCGCCTGTTCAGATTCGAACCATGGAGAAACTTCACCCTAACCTGCCGGTGAAAATTATTGCTCCGGGGAAAGTTTACCGTAACGATGATGATGCCACCCATTCACCAATGTTTCATCAGGTTGAAGGACTAGTAGTAGATCATGGAATCCGCATGTCCGATCTCAAAGGAATTTTGTTGAATTTCTCCCGTCAAATGTTTGGCGAATCAAGAGAAATTCGTTTGAGACCCAGCTTTTTCCCCTTTACGGAACCCAGTGCAGAGGTGGATGTTTCTTGTATGCTATGTGGGGGGGCAGGCTGCCGTCTTTGTAAAGGGACGGGATGGATTGAAATCTTGGGATCAGGGATGGTTCATCCTAAAGTATTGGAAATGGGCGGATACAACCCTAAGGAAGTCACAGGATTTGCTTTTGGAATAGGCATAGAGCGTATCGCCATGCTCAAGTTTGGAATTGAAGATATGCGTCTTTTATTTGACAATGATTTACGCTTTTTGCAGCAGTTTTAG
- the pheT gene encoding phenylalanine--tRNA ligase subunit beta: MKVSLEWLRELVDIEQSAEELAETLTRGGIEVEDVENLNKGFEKVVIGEIISLTKHPDADRLLVCAVNVGQEELTIVTGAQNLQTGDRIPVALIGATLPNELSIRKSKLRGVASHGMLCSREELLLDDTVGLERSADGILILPQDVVIGENVGSYLGRNDSVLDLELYPNRPDCLAMVNVAREVASLTGKKPHLPKWAEPNQVLSLSQDTDFKIIIEDEELCWRYAGLVVEDVKIEPSPEWMQRRLKAAGVRPISNIVDITNYVMLEMGQPLHAFDKDKIKGDIHVRSAHPEEKIVTLDNVERTVQPNTLLIADDQQALAVAGVMGGLDSEVTEDTKRLVIESAHFSPVSVRRTSRRLGLRSEASNRFEKGIDVSGIVATLGRVCDLLIVLGAGRLVGLVDEVKHIPSKRQVTLSTEHTSTVLGIELTVGEIRQVLEDLNFEYNERDELFKVEIPSYRSDLEIEEDLMEEVARLIGYDRIPTTLPQGNQTQGRRTPEQEFRRRLRNTLAQSGMDEVLTYTFTRAESDAQWGSAKHSIPLLNPLREELGVMRTSLIPGLLDVAARNIARRNMDVSIFEIGNTYWGEERPLQKLPREELRVAGVAVGKSERHWLSKPANYDFYYLKGIIEGLAQEFGLKLEYRLAENQSLLHPGRSTDIYLHNQCVGFLGEIHPVLGKEWGFERGVVFELEVMALFARARQTVRAHSIPRFPAIQRDLAIVVAAETSADAVMAKIRKLGGDLLQQVEIFDVYTGSPVPSDHKSLAFTLRYQSLERTLTDDEVNLLNSRILEGIQQDFGAERRK; the protein is encoded by the coding sequence ATGAAAGTAAGTTTGGAATGGTTGCGGGAGTTAGTTGATATAGAGCAAAGCGCCGAAGAGCTAGCCGAAACTTTAACTCGAGGCGGAATCGAAGTTGAAGATGTCGAGAATCTTAACAAGGGCTTTGAAAAAGTCGTCATCGGGGAAATCATTAGTCTGACCAAACATCCGGATGCGGATCGACTGTTGGTCTGTGCAGTTAATGTCGGGCAGGAAGAACTGACAATAGTTACGGGAGCGCAGAATTTGCAGACGGGAGATAGAATCCCCGTTGCCTTAATAGGGGCAACCTTGCCCAATGAATTGTCTATTCGCAAGTCAAAGCTCAGAGGGGTTGCCTCCCACGGAATGCTGTGTTCTCGGGAAGAGCTTCTCCTTGATGACACGGTAGGATTAGAGCGAAGCGCCGACGGAATTCTGATTTTGCCTCAAGATGTGGTGATCGGGGAGAATGTGGGCAGCTATTTAGGGCGCAATGATAGTGTTTTGGATTTGGAGCTTTATCCAAACAGGCCGGATTGTTTGGCAATGGTCAATGTAGCGCGGGAAGTTGCATCCCTAACAGGTAAGAAGCCTCATTTGCCAAAGTGGGCGGAACCTAATCAAGTTCTCTCTCTTTCTCAAGATACAGATTTTAAAATTATTATTGAAGATGAAGAACTATGCTGGCGTTATGCCGGATTAGTGGTGGAGGATGTAAAAATCGAGCCTTCTCCGGAGTGGATGCAGAGAAGACTTAAAGCGGCTGGAGTCCGTCCGATCAGCAATATTGTCGATATAACCAATTACGTGATGCTGGAAATGGGCCAGCCTTTACATGCCTTTGACAAAGATAAGATCAAGGGGGATATTCACGTTCGTTCGGCCCATCCCGAGGAAAAAATCGTTACTTTGGATAATGTAGAACGGACCGTTCAACCCAATACCTTGCTGATTGCCGATGATCAGCAGGCTTTAGCTGTAGCCGGGGTAATGGGTGGGTTAGACAGCGAAGTAACTGAAGATACGAAAAGGTTAGTGATTGAATCCGCTCATTTTTCTCCCGTGAGTGTTCGGCGGACCAGCCGTCGTTTAGGCCTTAGGTCAGAAGCTTCGAACCGCTTTGAAAAGGGGATTGATGTTTCGGGAATTGTGGCAACACTGGGCCGGGTTTGTGATTTGCTTATAGTGTTGGGAGCGGGCCGTCTGGTAGGTTTGGTCGATGAAGTTAAACACATTCCTTCAAAACGTCAAGTGACACTATCCACTGAGCATACCTCAACGGTTTTGGGAATTGAGCTTACGGTGGGGGAAATACGTCAAGTCTTAGAAGATTTGAATTTTGAGTATAATGAAAGGGACGAATTATTTAAGGTCGAGATACCCAGCTACCGTTCTGACTTGGAAATTGAAGAAGATCTTATGGAAGAAGTCGCCCGCTTAATTGGCTATGACCGGATTCCTACCACCTTGCCTCAAGGGAATCAAACTCAGGGCCGGAGAACTCCTGAACAAGAGTTTCGGCGTCGGCTGCGCAATACCTTAGCACAATCCGGGATGGATGAGGTCTTGACTTATACCTTTACCCGGGCGGAATCTGATGCTCAGTGGGGCAGTGCCAAACATTCCATTCCCTTGCTCAATCCTTTGCGGGAAGAGCTGGGTGTGATGCGTACTTCGCTTATACCGGGACTTCTCGATGTAGCTGCACGGAATATTGCCCGGCGCAATATGGATGTAAGTATTTTTGAAATAGGCAACACCTATTGGGGTGAGGAACGGCCGCTGCAGAAACTTCCCCGGGAAGAATTGAGAGTTGCCGGAGTGGCTGTAGGCAAGAGTGAACGACATTGGTTAAGTAAGCCTGCCAATTATGATTTTTATTATCTAAAGGGAATTATCGAAGGATTGGCCCAGGAGTTTGGACTTAAACTGGAGTATCGGCTCGCTGAAAATCAATCCTTGCTTCACCCGGGGCGTTCAACAGATATTTATCTCCACAATCAATGCGTAGGCTTCCTAGGTGAGATTCACCCTGTGTTAGGAAAGGAATGGGGGTTTGAGCGAGGGGTTGTTTTTGAATTGGAAGTAATGGCTTTATTCGCCCGGGCAAGACAAACCGTTCGTGCTCATTCAATTCCTCGTTTCCCTGCCATCCAAAGAGATTTGGCGATTGTTGTAGCTGCTGAAACGTCGGCAGATGCGGTCATGGCTAAAATACGAAAACTTGGCGGGGACCTTTTGCAGCAGGTCGAAATATTTGATGTTTATACAGGCAGTCCGGTACCGTCTGACCACAAGAGTTTAGCCTTTACCTTACGTTACCAATCCCTTGAGCGGACCTTAACGGATGATGAAGTAAATCTACTAAATTCGCGGATTTTAGAGGGAATTCAGCAGGATTTTGGGGCGGAACGGCGAAAATAA
- a CDS encoding cell division protein ZapA: MAHEPVKITVEIFGEKHVVRGEGTAAYIQGLAHEVDKKMRMIAQRLPRLSVHQTAVLTALNFADELAKLREEQETLMQLLGEKND; this comes from the coding sequence GTGGCACATGAACCGGTCAAAATCACTGTGGAGATTTTTGGAGAAAAGCATGTGGTTCGCGGTGAGGGTACAGCAGCATATATCCAAGGGCTGGCGCATGAAGTTGATAAAAAAATGCGTATGATTGCTCAACGGTTACCTCGCTTGAGTGTTCATCAAACTGCAGTCTTAACCGCCCTGAACTTTGCAGATGAACTTGCTAAGCTGCGAGAAGAACAAGAAACCTTAATGCAGCTGCTCGGCGAAAAGAATGACTAA
- a CDS encoding ABC transporter ATP-binding protein, with product MLNVRQVLKVFNKGTINQKTALDNVNLELLSNDFVTVIGSNGAGKSTLMNAIAGNFPVDSGRITIENSDITPLPAHKRAEMISRVFQDPLSGTAASMTIEENLIMAYRRGKPRRLRPAIGSKERDLFRIELEKLGLGLENRLTHRVSLLSGGQRQALTLLMATLQKPKLLLLDEHTAALDPKTAEKVLELTNNVTKQQQLTTLMITHNLDHALTFGNRTIMMHEGRVILDIKGTERNDMTISHLLEMFEKASGSHMNTDRMILA from the coding sequence ATGCTGAACGTCCGTCAAGTCTTGAAGGTTTTTAATAAAGGCACCATCAATCAGAAAACAGCCTTAGATAACGTAAATCTGGAACTTCTTTCTAATGATTTCGTCACGGTTATCGGCAGTAATGGAGCCGGGAAATCCACGTTAATGAATGCCATTGCCGGCAATTTTCCCGTGGACTCAGGCAGGATTACCATAGAAAACAGTGATATTACTCCCCTTCCCGCTCATAAACGAGCAGAAATGATTAGCCGGGTCTTCCAGGACCCACTATCTGGTACTGCTGCCTCAATGACCATTGAAGAGAATCTTATTATGGCCTACCGCCGGGGCAAACCCCGCCGCTTACGTCCGGCCATCGGTTCTAAGGAAAGGGATCTATTTCGCATAGAGCTTGAAAAGCTAGGCTTAGGTCTTGAAAACAGATTAACCCACCGGGTAAGTCTCTTATCGGGAGGGCAGCGTCAAGCTTTAACCCTATTAATGGCCACTTTACAAAAACCCAAGTTATTGCTCCTTGACGAGCATACGGCCGCTCTTGATCCTAAGACCGCTGAAAAGGTTTTAGAGCTGACGAATAACGTTACCAAGCAGCAGCAATTAACCACTCTGATGATTACTCACAATCTTGATCACGCTCTTACTTTCGGAAATCGAACCATTATGATGCATGAAGGCCGTGTGATTCTTGATATTAAAGGAACAGAACGTAATGATATGACGATCAGTCATCTGCTCGAAATGTTTGAGAAAGCCAGCGGGTCCCACATGAATACCGACCGCATGATATTAGCCTAG